Genomic DNA from Segatella copri:
AACGAGGCTTTGAGGGTGATGAAGATGATGCCGAAGTGGAAACCGGGCATCGATAAAGGCAAGGTCTGTCGCACGATGATTGCCATCCCGGTAGTGTTCCAGCTATAAATTATAAATTGTTCATTGTAAATTATACATTATAAATTATACATTATTATGAAGACAGCAGATGAAATTTTAAGCATGGTAAATGAGTTTCTGGCTAATTTGCCTTACGAAAGAAAGCCAAAGTCTCTTTATGAGCCTATCAGATACGTTCTTTCTATGGGTGGCAAGCGTATTCGTCCTACGCTCATGCTTCTGGGCTACAATCTTTTCAAGGACAATCCTGAGAAGATTCTGATGAATGCCGTTGCCCTGGAAACTTATCATAACTATACTTTGCTGCATGATGACCTGATGGACAATGCTGATTTGCGTCGCGGTCATGAAACGGTTCATAAGAAATGGGATGCCAATACGGCAATCCTTTCGGGCGACAGCATGCTCGTTCTGGCTTATGAGCGTATGGCTCAATGTGATGAAAAGCATCTTGCCAAGGTGTTGAAACTCTTTACTTCCACTGCCCTGGAAATTGGTGAAGGTCAGCAGTTTGATATGGAGTTTGAAAACCGTAATGATGTGAAGGAGGAGGAATATATCGAGATGATCCGCCTCAAGACCAGCATACTCCTGGCTTGTGCCTTGAAGATGGGTGCAATCCTTGCCGATGCTTCTGATGAGGATGCAGAGAACCTGTATAAGTTTGGCGAGCAGATCGGATTGGCGTTCCAGTTGCAGGATGATTACCTCGATGTTTACGGCGATACCAAGGTGTTCGGTAAGGAGATTGGTGGCGATATCACATCTAACAAGAAGACTTACATGCTCATCAATGCCTTCAACCATGCCAACGACGCTCAGCGTGCAGAACTCCAGAAATGGGTGGATGCCGAGGAGTTCGACCGCAAGGAGAAGGTGGCTGCCGTTACCCGTCTATACAACGAGATTGGTATCGACAAAATGGCGCAGGATAAGATAGCTTATTATTTCGAGCAGAGCAAGAAGTATCTGGATGCCGTGAATGTGCCTGCTGAGCGTAAGGAGGAATTGGCAAAGTATGCTCAGAAAATGATGAAGCGACAGTACTAATTTCAAAGTTCAATGTTCAAAGTAATAGATACACATACGCATTTTGATGCGGAAGAATTTGATGAGGATAGGGCGGAGGCTTTCGCCCGAGCTAAAGAAGCGGGGGTAGGTAAGGTGTTCCTGCCTGCCATCGATGTGAAGACTACGCACGCTGTGCTGGCTCTGAGCCGGGAATATCCGGGCTACGCCTATCCTATGATTGGCTTGCATCCTGAAGAGGTGAAGGAAGACTGGAAGGAGCAGCTGGCTGAACTCCGGAAGATACTGGAGGAGCATCGCATGACGGGAAATGCTGGGCAGACGGCTGATTCTCCACTGATTTCTGACTTTATCGCTGTGGGCGAGGTAGGACTGGATTATTACTGGAGCCGTGAGTTCGAGCATGAGCAGCTGGAGGCTTTTGAGGAACAGGTGAAGTGGGCGATAGAGACCCGCTTGCCATTGATGATTCATTGCCGCAAGGCACAGAACGAGATGGTGCATCTGCTCAGACAGTATCAGAAAGACCTGCCGGGCGGCGTGTTCCATTGCTTTACCGGCAATCAGAAGGAGGCAGAGGAACTCCTCTCGTTCGATAACTTCGTGCTGGGCATCGGTGGAGTTTCTACCTTCAAGAGCAGTCATCTGCGTGAAGACCTCCCTGCCGTGGTTCCGATGAACCGCATTGTTTTGGAAACCGACTCTCCATACATGGCTCCCGTTCCATATCGCGGAAAGCGCAATGAGAGCGCCTTCGTGGTAGAAGTACTTAAAACCTTGGCAAAAGCCTACAACGTGAGCGAAGAAAAGTTTGCAGAACAGACGAATAAAAATGTAGAAAGTGTCTTTCACTTCTAGGGAAATGCCCCACACGCCCTGAAGACTCAAAGCTCTAGAAGCAGCACGCCCTGAAAGGGCAGAAGCTCCTAGCCCAGGGCAACACCCTGGGTTATAATGGCAATCAGCAAAGCGCCCTGTAAGGGCAAAAGCTTTTGTAAATATATAAAATTTAATAAAAATAAATCCTAAACCAACTATTCATTATGACTAGAAAAATGTTGATGGCAGCCCTCCTGATGGCTGCATTTGCACAGGGCACTCAGGCACAAGACCTGAGCGGCCAGCGTTCTGAAAAGCAGGACGTAAACATGATTCCGGGTAAGAAACTGGATCATCACGGACTCATCGTGAGCCCTACACCACATCTCCTGAATGTGGATGCTGCTAACCGACTCGACCTGCAGAAGGGTGTCAAGGTAATCGACAAGAAAGGTAAGTTTGCGGATGATGTGAAGTTCCTGACCGCTAACGCCAAGGGCATTCGCCTGACCATCGATTTCGGTGAAAAACTTGCAGCTAAGGCTGGTGTGAAGCCGGTATCGGGTGCTTACAGCCTGAAGGCTGATGCCAAGGGTATCCAGATTGTGGGATACGACGAGCGTGGTGCATTCTATGGCTTGCAGACCTTGCGCCAGATTGTAAACAGCGAGATGGCTAAGGGCCAGATGCCTTATACCACTTGCAACGACTACCCTGATCTTCCAAACCGTGGTGTGGTAGAGGGCTTCTATGGTGAGCCTTGGTCTCATCAGGTGCGTCTTTCCCTCATCGACTATTATGGAAAGAACAAGATGAACACCTATCTCTATGGTCCAAAGGATGATCCTTATCACAGCTGCCCTAACTGGCGCTTGCCTTATCCAGAGAAAGAGGCTAAGAACATCAGCGAACTCGTACAGGCTTGCCGTCGCAACCGTGTAGATTTCGTATGGGCTATCCATCCAGGACAGGATATCAAGTGGAACGAGGAAGACTATCAGAACCTGGTTCACAAGCTCGACTTGATGTACGACCTCGGTGTGCGTTCTTTCGCCATCTTCTTTGATGATATTTCCGGCGAGGGTGCCAACCCAGTCAAGCAGTCTGAACTCTTGAACCGCCTGACTAAGGAGTTTGTGAAGGCTAAGGGTGATGTGACTCCGCTTGTGATGTGTCCTACCGATTATACCCGTCTCTGGGCGAATCCAAAACCAACCGGTTCTCTGGCTATCTTCGGTAATACCCTCGATCCATCTATCAATGTATTCTGGACAGGTGATGTGGTATGTAGCGACTTGACCCGCGAGACGCTCGACTGGGTGAACTCCCGTATCAAGCGTCCTGCTTACTACTGGTGGAACTTCCCTGTAACCGATTATGCACGCCATATCATCATGCAGGGTCCTACCTATGGTTTACAGACCGACCTGACCAACAAGGATCTCTGCGGTTTCGTGAGCAACCCGATGGAGCATGGAGAGGCTTCCAAGCTGGCTCTCTATGGTGTAGCCGATTATACCTGGAATATCGCCAACTATAATCCGCTCGACAACTGGGAGCGTGGTCTGGTAGATCTTACTCCAGAGGCACACGAGGCTTATCGCACCTTCGCCATGCACTCATGCGATACAGAAACCGGTTATCGCCGTATCGAATCCTGGGAAACCAAGAGCTTCCGCATCGACAACTTTACAGATGCTGAGTTCAATGCCCTGCAGAGCGAGTTTGTAAGAGTGAAGAATGCACCTGCTCAGATGGAGGCAAACTGCAAGAATGCCCTGCTGATGAAGGAACTCCGCCCATGGCTCACAGAGTTTGGCAAGTTGGGCGACCGTGGCTTGAAGACCATGCAGCTCATCAAGGAATACAAGGCTGGTAATGACCAGGCATTCTGGGATGGCTATGTCAACAACCGTATGAGCAAGGAAGATGTGGCTGCTTACGAGAAGCATAAGTCTGGAACCATGGTATTGCAGCCATTCTATGAGCAGTCTATGGATGATATGGCTTCTGGTTTCTTCAAGAAGTTGACTGGCAAGGTGCCTGCCTTCTATAAGGGTATCGGTACTTACGCCACCTTGAGAACTACCCAGAGCAAGGCGATGTTTGACAATGATTCTACTACCTATTATACATCAGGTAATGGTCAGAACACTGGCGACTGGATTGGTGCAGACTTAGGTTGTGTTCGTTCTGTTTCTGAGGTAAGAATCCTTCAGGGTCGTAACTCTGTAGATGATGTGGATTACTTCGACAACACCGTTTTGGAGTATTCTCTTGACAAGAAGGAGTGGAAGGCGCTGACCGGTGAGTTGAAGAAGCAGTATATCATCAACTGGAAGACCGATTCTCCTGTTGAGGCTCGTTATATCCGCATCAAGAAGTTGAAGTCTGACAAGCGCAACTGGGCTGCAGTTCGTACCTTCGAGGTGAACCCAACTACTCCAGAGCATTTGAGCTTCCCTGTTGAGGCAGGCAATCTGCAGGCAGCGATGTATGGTTTCGATGAGAACCCTTGCACCTCATTCACCAACGAGGGCACCCTTACCATGGGTGTAGAGAAGGATGTAAAGGGTTACACCCTGCTGTTGAAGTTGGCTCCAGGCAAATCATTGGTATGTCGCCAGCTGAATGCCAAGGGCAAGGTTTTGGCAACCATCAACATCGACCAGTCATTCTGCAAGATAGAATTGGTGAAGAAGGCTGCCAAGCTTCAGCTGGATGGTTCAGCCGAAATCTTCGAGATCATTCCTGAAAAATAGAATTTACACTATACCGCTAGGCGTCTACCGCTAGACGCCTAGCGGGTTTACGCTCTTGTATTTTCGTTAAAGAAATGTAAAAAGCAAACGAATATGTGGCTTTTCGAATAAAAAGTGATAATTTTGTACTCCGAAACTGGAAAGGTGCTCGAGTGGCTGAAGAGGCACGCCTGGAAAGCGTGTATTCCCCTAAAGGGAATCGGGGGTTCGAATCCCCCTCTTTCCGCTTTTATATATATAATAAAGTATATGAAGAAAAATACAGCTATTGCACGTTTTGCAATATTGGTTTTCACATGGATGTGTTCTCTGCCTATGATGGCTCAAGAAGAGAACATGGGATTTCATCAAGCTCTTAAGACAAAGTTTATAGAGGGTAATGCGGGATTTATGTCTCTCGTTGCCATCGCCCTCATCGTGGGTATGGCTTTCTGTATCGAGCGCATCATCTATCTGAGTCTCTCTGAAATCAACGCCAAGAAGTTGATGCAGGATATCGACCAGAAGGTGGCGGCGGGAGATGTGGAAGGGGCTAAGACGCTCTGCCGGAATACCCGCGGGCCGGTGGCTTCTATCTGCTACCAGGGTTTGATGCATATCAGCGAGAGTCTTGATGACATCGAGCGCTCGGTAAGCGGATATGGTACCGTTCAGGCGGCTAACCTGGAGAAGGGCTGTTCCTGGATCAAACTCTTTATCGCTATGGCGCCATCGCTCGGATTCCTCGGAACCGTGATCGGTATGGTCATGTCGTTCGACCAGATTCAGCAGGCGGGCGATATCAGTCCTACTATCGTGGCTTCGGGTATGAAAGTGGCGCTCATCACTACCATCTTCGGTATCATCGTAGCCCTTATCCTTCAGGTTTTCTATAACTACATCCTTTCTAAGGTGGAGCACCTGACAAGCCAGATGGAGGAGTCGGCGGTTACTTTAATGGATATTATTGCCAAGAATAAATAAACGAAGAGCGAAATGGTTAAATTTCAATTTTCAAAGCAGAAGACGAAGTCGGCCGAAAAGATATCGCAGCAGGTGTTCTATATCATGATAGGACTGGCGGTGCTGGTTTTCGGTCTGTTCTTTTTGGTAGGCTACGATTTGCCTTTCGAAGAGAACCCCGACTTTAATGCGCCTCTCTTTACCGATGTGCTCATCCTGCTGATGTGGCTCTTCCTGATAGGAGGTACAGGTCTGGCAGTCTTTTCGATGATCAGAGATTATCGCAGCAGCAAGTCGGAGGCTGTAGTGAATGGCATTCCCGTGCGTCGCATCTTCCGCATCACATGGATCGGAACTTTGGCAGTTTTGCTGCTTACCTTCTTTTTGGGCGGTTCTGCTCCGATGCTCATCAATGGCGAGAATTATGCCGACTGGCTCTGGCTCAAGCTTTCAGATATGTTTGTCATCACATCGCTCCTGATGCTGGTGGCAGGAATCGGTGCCGTCTGTTTCGGTGCCACACGTTATATTCGGAAGAAAAACTAAAGTGAGTGCTTTGGGCTCTCTATTCTATAAATAAGGATTAAATATGCTGATTAGAAGGAAGCAACACGAAACCCCGGGACTGAATACCACATCTACAGCCGACATCTCGTTCATGCTGTTGATATTCTTCCTTGTCACCACATCAATGGATGTGGATAAGGGACTGTTGCGCCAACTCCCTTCACCTGAACCGCAGAAGAAGGAACAGCAGTCGGTGGTAGACAAGGCTAACCTCATGGCGCTGCGCCTGACGGCTGGCGATACGCTTTTGGTCAACGGTAAGCCGATGCAGGTGAGCCAGCTCAAGGAAGAAACCATCCGCTTTGTACACCGCCTGGGCAAGAAACATCTCATCTCTATTGAGAGTGACCGCGATGCCGACTATAATCTCTATTTCCAGATGCAGAATCAGCTGATGGAAGCATATAGCCAGCTACGCAACGAAACAGCCCAGAAGAAATATCACAGGGATTATGCCCTCTTGAACAATGACCAGAAAGAACAGGTGCGCAACATCTGTCCGCAGCGCATCACAGAGTCGTATGCCAACGCAATGACTCAAACCGACCAGCGTGTTGATGCCAATGCTGAAGAAAAGCAAGGGGAAGAAAATTCGGCAGAAACAGCTACTGAACAGCAGAAAGGAGGTAAACAATGATGAATTTTCATAAGAAATCGCATGAAGTGCCAGGGTTGAATACATCTTCTCTGCCAGACCTCATTTTCTCCGTACTGTTCTTCTTTATGATTGTTACCCACATGCGCCAGGTTACCTTGAAGGTAGACTGCCGTTTGCCACAAGGCAAGGAACTCACCCGCCTGACCAAGAAATCGGCGGTGAGCCATATTTATATAGGTAAGCCAACCAAAGAGATGCAGGCAAAGTATGGTACCGGTACCCAGATTCAGTTGAATGATAAGTTTGCTTCGGCTCCCGAAGTGATGGATTACATTTCGGCAGAAAAGAAGCGTATGTCGCCGGAAGACCAAAAGCTGATGACTGTATCAATCAAAGCAGATCAGGAAACCAAGATGGGTGTGATAACCGACGTAAAGCAGGCTTTGCGCCAGGCAAAAGCACTAAAAATCAGTTATTCTGCCACAGAAAAAGGAAAATAATATTAATTTATCATGTTTTTCTCTTAAAAAATTGCTTTTATTAATTTTTTGTATTATCTTTGCAAGCAAATTATTAGTATTATGTCAAAACAAATTTTAGATTCATTAGATAGGCAGATTCTGAAGCTGATTTCTCAGGATGCCCGTATTCCATTTTTGGAAGTGGCACGCGCTTGCAACGTGAGCGGTGCTGCCATTCATCAGCGTGTTGCTAAACTTACAAATCTTGGTATCATCAAGGGTTCACAATTCATCATTGACCCAGAAAAGATAGGTTACGAAACTTGTGCTTATATGGGACTCTATCTGAAGGAGCCTGAGAAGTTTGACCAGGTTGTAGAGGAGTTGAAGAAGATTCCTGAGGTTGTAGAGTGTCACTATACTACAGGTGGTTTTGATATGTTTATCAAGATTTACGCGCTGAACAACCACCATCTCCTGGAAATCATCCATGATAAGTTGCAGCCATTGGGATTGTCTCGCAGCGAGACCATCATCTCTTTCAATGCATCTATCAACCG
This window encodes:
- a CDS encoding biopolymer transporter ExbD encodes the protein MLIRRKQHETPGLNTTSTADISFMLLIFFLVTTSMDVDKGLLRQLPSPEPQKKEQQSVVDKANLMALRLTAGDTLLVNGKPMQVSQLKEETIRFVHRLGKKHLISIESDRDADYNLYFQMQNQLMEAYSQLRNETAQKKYHRDYALLNNDQKEQVRNICPQRITESYANAMTQTDQRVDANAEEKQGEENSAETATEQQKGGKQ
- a CDS encoding biopolymer transporter ExbD, translated to MMNFHKKSHEVPGLNTSSLPDLIFSVLFFFMIVTHMRQVTLKVDCRLPQGKELTRLTKKSAVSHIYIGKPTKEMQAKYGTGTQIQLNDKFASAPEVMDYISAEKKRMSPEDQKLMTVSIKADQETKMGVITDVKQALRQAKALKISYSATEKGK
- a CDS encoding beta-N-acetylglucosaminidase domain-containing protein; the encoded protein is MTRKMLMAALLMAAFAQGTQAQDLSGQRSEKQDVNMIPGKKLDHHGLIVSPTPHLLNVDAANRLDLQKGVKVIDKKGKFADDVKFLTANAKGIRLTIDFGEKLAAKAGVKPVSGAYSLKADAKGIQIVGYDERGAFYGLQTLRQIVNSEMAKGQMPYTTCNDYPDLPNRGVVEGFYGEPWSHQVRLSLIDYYGKNKMNTYLYGPKDDPYHSCPNWRLPYPEKEAKNISELVQACRRNRVDFVWAIHPGQDIKWNEEDYQNLVHKLDLMYDLGVRSFAIFFDDISGEGANPVKQSELLNRLTKEFVKAKGDVTPLVMCPTDYTRLWANPKPTGSLAIFGNTLDPSINVFWTGDVVCSDLTRETLDWVNSRIKRPAYYWWNFPVTDYARHIIMQGPTYGLQTDLTNKDLCGFVSNPMEHGEASKLALYGVADYTWNIANYNPLDNWERGLVDLTPEAHEAYRTFAMHSCDTETGYRRIESWETKSFRIDNFTDAEFNALQSEFVRVKNAPAQMEANCKNALLMKELRPWLTEFGKLGDRGLKTMQLIKEYKAGNDQAFWDGYVNNRMSKEDVAAYEKHKSGTMVLQPFYEQSMDDMASGFFKKLTGKVPAFYKGIGTYATLRTTQSKAMFDNDSTTYYTSGNGQNTGDWIGADLGCVRSVSEVRILQGRNSVDDVDYFDNTVLEYSLDKKEWKALTGELKKQYIINWKTDSPVEARYIRIKKLKSDKRNWAAVRTFEVNPTTPEHLSFPVEAGNLQAAMYGFDENPCTSFTNEGTLTMGVEKDVKGYTLLLKLAPGKSLVCRQLNAKGKVLATINIDQSFCKIELVKKAAKLQLDGSAEIFEIIPEK
- a CDS encoding MotA/TolQ/ExbB proton channel family protein codes for the protein MCSLPMMAQEENMGFHQALKTKFIEGNAGFMSLVAIALIVGMAFCIERIIYLSLSEINAKKLMQDIDQKVAAGDVEGAKTLCRNTRGPVASICYQGLMHISESLDDIERSVSGYGTVQAANLEKGCSWIKLFIAMAPSLGFLGTVIGMVMSFDQIQQAGDISPTIVASGMKVALITTIFGIIVALILQVFYNYILSKVEHLTSQMEESAVTLMDIIAKNK
- a CDS encoding Lrp/AsnC family transcriptional regulator, with translation MSKQILDSLDRQILKLISQDARIPFLEVARACNVSGAAIHQRVAKLTNLGIIKGSQFIIDPEKIGYETCAYMGLYLKEPEKFDQVVEELKKIPEVVECHYTTGGFDMFIKIYALNNHHLLEIIHDKLQPLGLSRSETIISFNASINRQLSMQDLKSFNDDEEETDEEAAAEK
- a CDS encoding polyprenyl synthetase family protein, which produces MKTADEILSMVNEFLANLPYERKPKSLYEPIRYVLSMGGKRIRPTLMLLGYNLFKDNPEKILMNAVALETYHNYTLLHDDLMDNADLRRGHETVHKKWDANTAILSGDSMLVLAYERMAQCDEKHLAKVLKLFTSTALEIGEGQQFDMEFENRNDVKEEEYIEMIRLKTSILLACALKMGAILADASDEDAENLYKFGEQIGLAFQLQDDYLDVYGDTKVFGKEIGGDITSNKKTYMLINAFNHANDAQRAELQKWVDAEEFDRKEKVAAVTRLYNEIGIDKMAQDKIAYYFEQSKKYLDAVNVPAERKEELAKYAQKMMKRQY
- a CDS encoding TatD family hydrolase, yielding MFKVIDTHTHFDAEEFDEDRAEAFARAKEAGVGKVFLPAIDVKTTHAVLALSREYPGYAYPMIGLHPEEVKEDWKEQLAELRKILEEHRMTGNAGQTADSPLISDFIAVGEVGLDYYWSREFEHEQLEAFEEQVKWAIETRLPLMIHCRKAQNEMVHLLRQYQKDLPGGVFHCFTGNQKEAEELLSFDNFVLGIGGVSTFKSSHLREDLPAVVPMNRIVLETDSPYMAPVPYRGKRNESAFVVEVLKTLAKAYNVSEEKFAEQTNKNVESVFHF